One window of the Anguilla rostrata isolate EN2019 chromosome 13, ASM1855537v3, whole genome shotgun sequence genome contains the following:
- the LOC135237926 gene encoding AMP deaminase 2-like isoform X4, producing the protein MDGKYKEIAEELFTRSLAESEMRTAPYEFPEDSPIEQLEERRHRLERQISQDVKLEPEILLRAKQDFMKIDSATDLEFMKEQSEMALEHFPKDRDMVVEREYQRVSISGEEKCGVPFTDLLDAAKCVVKALFIREKYMAVSMQSFCKTTARYLQELGEKPLELRVYDEIPETPVSADAPVHPPVSETHPYEGQDPKNMPPDTGYGCKMVDGVMHVYTKRTTMEKSTELDLPYPDLQEYIADMNVMMALIINGPVKSFCYRRLQYLSSKFQMHILLNEMKELAAQKKVPHRDFYNIRKVDTHIHASSCMNQKHLLRFIKRAMKKYPGEIVHIEKGKGQTLMEVFETMNLTAFDLSVDTLDMHADRNTFHRFDKFNAKYNPIGESILREIFIKTDNHIEGKYFGHIIKEVMEDLEESKYQNVELRLSIYGRSRDEWDKLAQWAVKHGVYSDNVRWLIQVPRLFDVYHTKKQLANFEEMLENVFQPLFEVTINPRSHPDLHLFLQHVVGFDSVDDESKPEQHIFNLDSPLPVNWTEEDNPPYSYYLYYMYANMTVLNHLRRRRGFNTLVLRPHCGEAGPIHHLVSGFMLSENISHGLLLRKAPVLQYLYYLAQIGIAMSPLSNNSLFLSYHRNPLPEYLSRGLMVSLSTDDPLQFHFTKEPLMEEYSIAAQVWKLSSCDMCELARNSVLMSGFSHKAKNYWLGPKYIKEGPENNDIRRSNVPDIRVAYRYETMCEELNLITQAVRSEELETIEEEDTLSMAPVPGAQ; encoded by the exons GTTCATGAAGGAGCAGAGCGAGATGGCCCTGGAGCACTTCCCTAAGGACAGAGATATGGTTGTGGAGAGGGAGTACCAGCGTGTGTCCATCTCAGGAGAGGAAAagtgtggg GTTCCCTTCACGGACCTGCTGGACGCAGCCAAGTGTGTGGTGAAGGCCCTGTTCATCCGGGAGAAGTACATGGCCGTGTCCATGCAGAGCTTCTGCAAGACCACCGCCCGCTACCTGCAGGAGCTGGGGGAGAAGCCCCTGGAGCTCCGCGTGTACGACGAGATCCCCGAGACGCCCGTGTCTGCAG ACGCCCCTGTGCACCCCCCAGTTTCGGAGACGCACCCCTACGAGGGCCAGGACCCCAAGAACATGCCTCCGGACACGGGCTATGGGTGCAAGATGGTGGACGGTGTGATGCACGTGTACACCAAGAGGACCACCATGGAAAA gagcacAGAGCTGGACCTGCCCTACCCCGACCTGCAGGAGTACATCGCGGACATGAACGTCATGATGGCCCTCATTATCAACGGCCCCGT GAAGTCCTTCTGCTACCGGCGGCTGCAGTACCTGAGCTCCAAGTTCCAGATGCACATCCTGCTGAACGAGATGAAGGAGCTGGCCGCTCAGAAGAAGGTCCCGCACCGCGACTTCTACAACATCCGCAAG gtggacACGCACATCCACGCCTCCTCCTGCATGAACCAGAAGCACCTGCTGCGCTTCATCAAGCGGGCGATGAAGAAGTACCCCGGTGAGATCGTGCACATAGAGAAGGGCAAGGGCCAGACGCTCATGGAGGTGTTCGAGACCATGAACCTGACCGCCTTCGACCTGAGCGTGGACACGCTGGACATGCATGCT gaCCGTAACACCTTCCACCGCTTCGACAAGTTCAACGCCAAGTACAACCCCATAGGGGAGTCCATCCTGAGAGAGATCTTCATCAAGACCGACAACCACATCGAGGGGAAGTACTTCGGCCACATCATCAAG GAGGTGAtggaggacctggaggagaGCAAGTACCAGAACGTGGAGCTGCGGCTGTCCATCTACGGGCGGTCGCGGGACGAGTGGGACAAGCTGGCCCAGTGGGCGGTCAAGCACGGCGTGTACTCTGACAACGTGCGCTGGCTGATCCAGGTGCCCCGCCTCTT CGATGTCTACCACACCAAGAAGCAGCTGGCCAACTTCGAGGAGATGCTGGAGAACGTCTTCCAGCCGCTGTTCGAGGTCACCATCAACCCCCGCAGCCACCCCGAcctccacctcttcctccagcAC GTGGTGGGTTTCGACAGTGTTGATGACGAGTCCAAACCTGAACAGCACATCTTCAACCTCGACAGCCCACTCCCGGTCAACTGGACCGAGGAGGACAACCCACCTTACTCCTACTACCTGTACTACATGTACGCCAACATGACCGTGCTCAACCACCTGCGCAG gaggcggggcttcaaCACGCTGGTTCTCCGCCCTCATTGTGGAGAGGCGGGGCCTATCCATCACCTGGTGTCTGGCTTCATGCTGTCAGAGAACATCTCCCACGGGCTGCTGCTGAGGAAG GCTCCAGTGCTGCAGTACCTGTACTACCTGGCCCAGATTGGCATCGCCATGTCACCCCTGAGCAACAACAGCCTGTTCCTCAGCTACCACCGCAACCCCCTTCCAGAGTACCTGTCCCGCGGCCTCATGGTCTCCCTGTCCACCGACGACCCCCTGCAGTTCCACTTCACCAAG GAGCCCCTGATGGAGGAGTACAGCATTGCTGCTCAGGTGTGGAAGCTCAGCTCCTGTGACATGTGTGAGCTGGCCAGGAACAGTGTGCTCATGAGCGGCTTCTCCCACAAG gcgaAGAACTACTGGCTGGGGCCCAAGTACATCAAGGAGGGCCCCGAGAACAACGACATCCGGCGCAGCAACGTGCCGGACATCCGCGTGGCGTACCGCTACGAGACCATGTGCGAGGAGCTCAACCTCATCACCCAGGCCGTGCGGTCCGAGGAGCTGGAGACCATCGAGGAGGAGGACACGCTGTCCATGGCCCCCGTGCCAGGAGCGCAATaa